A genomic region of Leptolyngbya sp. NIES-2104 contains the following coding sequences:
- a CDS encoding type IV pilus secretin family protein, protein MKELRSITIATAATLALVSPASANPTQVTNVRVNPNGAGFDVVLETQGGKAPQVFNVNRGNTWNAYVFNAQISQPFNQKNPAPGIAQISVIPSGANGVQVTVVGTNAAPIGQIASRNAQGVIFNVAGAGGGSAPNTAPPIVTAQAQSAPLPTAPVAQSMPNSTTPIAPFVPSAQVPNQGQPVVPVAPAPPLLRRAVAPPVGDQAISQIDTSATTIDLGTNERIPRLVLRDAPVREVLSLLARAAKLNLAYVEPPSNGQQGQQGAKPNGPTISLDIENESVQEVFNHVLRVTCVTPTFAVVNGGSTGQCASLEANRVGRTLFVGPRLPDDARNFITRTIRLNQVSASDAAGFLTTQGAETQQAGTRRTVVSLRRSDNQVREELVEEPAIISLRATEGTAPLLLRGVAITADPRLNTVTLVGSPRRIEIATRLLTQLDARRRQVAINVKIVDVNLLRTDDFNTSFSFGIGNNFFNVDRGAAVFNFGQYRPPTSAESTDSLAGRPIINNPYTDSNSFINVNGAGFPVPNTSPGERVIVDGRVLTNIPNGSATFFGRSVQTNNPLQPGITDITPATPNVTTFTTDPTTGRVTGAFSPGTVGALTAALPTLFQFPTRFLARLQSQVTSGNAKILTDPTVIVQEGQKANVNLTQDVVTNTKITRTDTAGVSRETVELERQQAGLKLDIVLDRIDDNGFVSLSINPSVTAPVSTVDTGAGRVVLLSRREIQSGLIRLRDGQTLILSGIIQESDRSSVRKVPILGDLPLLGSLFRSTSRDNQRQEVIVMLTPQILDDSDQSNFGYGYVPGREVRQFLQQQENR, encoded by the coding sequence GTGAAAGAGCTTCGATCGATCACTATTGCAACTGCCGCGACGCTTGCCCTAGTCAGTCCTGCGTCTGCTAACCCAACCCAAGTCACCAATGTGCGCGTCAACCCGAATGGTGCTGGTTTTGATGTTGTGCTCGAAACCCAAGGCGGCAAAGCGCCTCAAGTGTTCAACGTCAATCGCGGCAATACGTGGAATGCGTATGTGTTCAATGCCCAAATCAGTCAACCGTTCAATCAGAAAAATCCGGCTCCTGGAATTGCTCAGATTTCAGTGATTCCGTCGGGTGCGAATGGTGTGCAAGTGACGGTCGTGGGAACGAATGCAGCCCCGATCGGTCAAATTGCTTCCCGGAATGCTCAAGGTGTGATCTTCAATGTTGCGGGTGCAGGTGGCGGAAGTGCTCCGAACACTGCCCCTCCGATCGTTACGGCTCAAGCACAGTCGGCTCCTTTGCCAACGGCTCCCGTCGCTCAATCGATGCCAAATTCGACCACTCCGATCGCTCCGTTTGTTCCGAGTGCTCAGGTGCCGAATCAAGGACAGCCAGTCGTTCCAGTTGCCCCAGCTCCACCGTTGCTCAGAAGAGCCGTTGCGCCTCCAGTCGGTGATCAAGCGATTTCGCAGATTGATACCTCAGCAACAACGATCGATCTCGGCACAAATGAGCGGATTCCTCGGTTGGTGTTGCGTGATGCTCCAGTACGAGAAGTGTTGTCACTTTTGGCACGTGCAGCAAAATTGAACCTAGCTTATGTCGAGCCGCCTAGTAACGGACAGCAGGGACAGCAAGGTGCTAAACCGAATGGTCCTACAATCTCTTTAGACATTGAGAATGAATCTGTCCAGGAGGTATTTAACCACGTCTTGCGAGTCACTTGCGTAACGCCAACGTTTGCAGTGGTAAATGGTGGCAGTACGGGTCAATGTGCGTCTTTGGAAGCAAATCGAGTTGGGCGAACTCTGTTTGTTGGACCTCGCCTCCCTGACGATGCGAGAAATTTCATCACTCGAACCATCCGTCTCAATCAGGTTTCTGCGTCTGATGCTGCTGGTTTTCTAACAACTCAAGGTGCTGAAACCCAGCAAGCTGGTACAAGGAGAACAGTTGTCAGCTTGAGACGATCCGATAACCAAGTGCGAGAGGAATTAGTTGAAGAACCTGCAATCATTTCTCTACGGGCAACAGAGGGGACGGCTCCGCTATTGCTCAGAGGAGTAGCGATAACCGCTGATCCTCGTCTCAACACAGTTACTCTTGTTGGATCACCCCGTAGGATTGAGATTGCAACTCGCCTGCTCACTCAACTTGATGCTCGTCGTCGTCAAGTTGCAATCAATGTAAAAATTGTTGATGTGAATTTGCTGAGAACGGATGACTTTAACACCAGTTTCTCTTTTGGCATTGGCAACAACTTCTTTAACGTCGATCGAGGTGCAGCAGTTTTCAACTTCGGTCAGTACAGACCACCGACTAGTGCTGAATCGACCGATAGTTTAGCTGGTCGTCCTATCATCAATAACCCCTACACGGATTCTAACAGCTTCATTAATGTCAATGGCGCTGGGTTCCCAGTTCCTAATACGTCTCCAGGAGAGCGAGTCATTGTTGATGGACGAGTGTTAACGAACATTCCAAATGGATCTGCAACATTCTTTGGTCGATCGGTTCAGACGAACAATCCTCTGCAACCGGGTATTACCGACATCACTCCAGCGACTCCTAATGTGACAACGTTCACCACTGATCCAACCACTGGAAGGGTAACAGGAGCCTTCTCACCTGGAACGGTTGGAGCACTTACTGCTGCCTTGCCGACTTTGTTCCAATTCCCAACGCGCTTTTTGGCACGATTGCAGTCGCAAGTTACGAGCGGAAATGCAAAAATTCTGACTGATCCAACTGTTATTGTCCAGGAGGGTCAAAAAGCAAATGTCAACCTGACTCAAGATGTAGTCACGAACACTAAAATCACCCGTACAGATACGGCGGGTGTGAGTCGTGAAACTGTTGAGCTAGAAAGACAGCAAGCAGGATTGAAGCTCGATATTGTACTGGATCGAATTGATGATAATGGCTTTGTCTCTCTTAGTATCAATCCCTCTGTGACGGCTCCGGTTAGCACCGTAGACACAGGTGCAGGTCGAGTCGTGCTGTTATCAAGACGGGAGATTCAATCTGGTTTAATTCGGTTACGCGATGGACAAACATTGATTTTGTCTGGAATCATTCAGGAAAGCGATCGTTCTTCTGTAAGAAAAGTTCCAATTTTGGGCGACCTTCCTCTGTTAGGTTCGCTTTTCAGAAGCACGAGTCGCGATAATCAGCGTCAAGAAGTCATCGTGATGCTGACCCCTCAAATCCTGGATGATAGTGATCAATCCAACTTTGGTTACGGTTATGTTCCCGGTCGCGAAGTGCGTCAGTTCTTGCAGCAGCAAGAAAACCGCTAA
- a CDS encoding NAD(P)/FAD-dependent oxidoreductase: MIDVIVIGSGIGGLSCAAILAKYGFNVLVCESHSIAGGAAHSFKRNGYTFDSGPSLYSGMSYSPSPNPLRQVLDAIDEDISWLNYETWGCCLPEGTFDTQVGASQFCEVLQQLRGESAVAEWQRLQEVMSPLARAAIALPPAAVRYDLGALLSVGQYLPAMVQNAIGFSKLTGAFAPVMNQVITDPFIRNWLDLLCFLLSGLPADSTNAAEVAFMFADWYRPNVKLDYPAGGSGAIVDALVRGIEKHSGKVRLRAPVEKVLVENQKAIGVRLQNGEELRSRYVVSNASIWDTLKLVDSFPKRFQQARQATPTCESFMHLHLGIDAQGLDSIACHHIVVNDWNLGIGAPQNVVLISIPSILDPSLAPDGKHAIHVYTPGNEPYEVWEQCENYEELKQQRAEVMWKALERVIPDIRSRTELSLVGTPITHERFLRRYRGTYGAAIRATDGLFPSAMTPISGLLCCGDSTFPGIGLPAVAASGMIAANTIAPVGKHLELLRSIR, translated from the coding sequence ATGATTGATGTCATTGTGATTGGTAGCGGAATCGGTGGCTTGAGTTGTGCAGCAATTCTGGCGAAATATGGATTTAATGTGCTCGTGTGTGAGAGTCATTCGATCGCTGGAGGAGCCGCCCATAGTTTTAAGCGCAACGGATATACGTTCGATTCGGGTCCTTCCTTGTATTCGGGAATGTCTTACAGTCCTTCTCCGAATCCCTTACGGCAAGTTTTAGACGCGATCGACGAAGATATCTCGTGGCTAAATTACGAAACGTGGGGCTGTTGTCTGCCAGAAGGAACGTTCGATACGCAAGTCGGAGCTTCTCAGTTCTGCGAAGTCTTACAGCAACTTCGAGGAGAATCTGCGGTTGCAGAATGGCAACGATTGCAAGAAGTAATGAGTCCGTTAGCAAGAGCCGCGATCGCGCTTCCCCCCGCTGCGGTGCGCTATGACTTAGGAGCACTTTTAAGCGTTGGACAGTACTTACCTGCAATGGTGCAAAATGCGATCGGGTTTTCCAAGCTTACTGGAGCATTCGCGCCTGTAATGAATCAGGTGATTACTGATCCATTCATTCGCAATTGGTTAGATCTATTGTGCTTTTTACTATCGGGACTTCCAGCAGATAGCACTAATGCCGCTGAAGTGGCGTTTATGTTTGCCGATTGGTATCGCCCGAATGTGAAATTGGACTATCCAGCGGGTGGGAGTGGTGCGATCGTCGATGCGTTAGTTCGTGGCATTGAAAAGCATAGTGGTAAAGTTCGCTTAAGAGCACCCGTAGAAAAGGTTTTAGTTGAAAATCAGAAAGCGATCGGGGTGCGATTGCAAAACGGTGAAGAACTGCGATCGCGCTATGTGGTTTCCAATGCTTCGATTTGGGACACGCTTAAGTTAGTCGATAGTTTCCCGAAACGATTTCAGCAAGCACGACAAGCAACACCGACCTGTGAGAGTTTCATGCACTTGCACTTAGGCATTGATGCACAGGGATTAGACTCGATCGCGTGTCATCACATTGTGGTCAATGATTGGAACTTAGGCATTGGTGCGCCTCAAAATGTTGTGCTGATCTCGATTCCATCCATTCTTGATCCATCCCTTGCACCTGATGGAAAACATGCCATTCATGTCTACACACCGGGCAATGAACCTTATGAAGTTTGGGAGCAATGTGAGAACTATGAGGAACTAAAACAACAACGGGCGGAGGTCATGTGGAAAGCTTTGGAGCGAGTGATACCGGATATTCGATCGAGAACTGAACTATCGTTAGTCGGAACACCCATCACTCACGAAAGATTTTTACGTCGATATCGAGGAACTTATGGAGCAGCAATTCGCGCAACCGATGGATTGTTCCCCAGTGCGATGACACCGATTTCAGGATTGTTGTGCTGTGGAGATTCGACATTTCCAGGCATTGGATTACCTGCGGTGGCTGCGAGTGGAATGATCGCGGCAAATACGATCGCGCCTGTGGGTAAACATTTGGAATTATTGCGATCGATCCGATAA
- a CDS encoding PA14 domain-containing protein — protein MVLDPTSTQGEIGSFSLPKNLTAALSTDPNPDTLFPLLNVVAASSSTTYGAIGLKAEYFNDADLNQRSLIRTDPTIDFNWGGNSPTQAVNRDNFSVRWTGQISPLYSESYTFSAEADDRIRVWINDQLLIDRWDVPSDRNSTINLDAGQNYDLRVEYAEFGGDASAKLYWASPSQTREIIPQSQLKSPFISTNTNSGAALMGDARDIDINSLTSINDSLSSENLSDFYRFTLTQSTAINVTIGNLAANVDLKLLNERGDIISTSANDGTMMESISAVLSAGTYMLQVFSGQPVNTQYVMTSAIADTIRERARPADTFIDSMGINTHLRYTGLSYGRFDDVVEPRLKELGLRHIRDGGNDPNLYPKIRRLAQSGIKTTLIMDPRDGVTPDNAVSLIKAGMPGIEAVEGPNEWDVGNMTYKGANYPDGLRLYQSELYRAVKNDPVTAKLPVLIPSMAQPEHAEKIGSLGEYSDYGNMHSYSGGRVPAFDFDRRWLPLTRKYSDNKTIIVTETGYHNGINDRETTHKAVTEQVSAKYIPRTFLEFFNRGIKRTFLYEFLDQRPLPDSENNYGIIRHDGTPKPAFYALRNMIRVLNDKPGSTASGSLSYYFSGDVKDLRHMLLQKSNGEFYLVMWLNSESTEATKTQRVTVNLLTPTKEAATFLPNRSDSATATFSTPSRVTMDVPDAPIILKVVPRA, from the coding sequence ATGGTGTTAGACCCGACTTCCACGCAGGGAGAGATCGGTAGCTTTAGTTTGCCAAAAAATCTTACGGCTGCTCTATCCACTGACCCGAACCCCGATACCCTTTTTCCATTACTCAATGTGGTTGCTGCTTCGAGTTCAACGACTTATGGGGCAATCGGACTGAAAGCGGAATACTTTAATGATGCGGATTTAAATCAGCGATCGCTCATTCGCACTGATCCGACGATCGACTTCAACTGGGGCGGAAACTCCCCAACTCAAGCCGTAAATCGTGATAATTTCTCGGTTCGCTGGACGGGACAAATTTCGCCTTTGTATTCCGAATCTTATACATTTTCCGCAGAGGCAGACGATCGCATCCGTGTGTGGATTAATGATCAATTACTGATCGATCGTTGGGATGTACCGAGCGATCGCAATTCCACGATCAATCTTGATGCTGGACAAAACTACGATCTTCGAGTGGAATATGCAGAATTCGGAGGAGATGCCAGCGCGAAACTATATTGGGCAAGTCCAAGCCAGACGCGAGAAATCATTCCACAAAGTCAGCTAAAATCACCGTTTATCAGCACGAATACGAATTCGGGCGCGGCTTTGATGGGAGATGCGCGAGACATTGATATCAACAGTCTCACGTCGATTAACGATAGTTTAAGCTCTGAGAATCTTTCGGATTTCTACCGATTTACTCTGACACAATCGACGGCAATCAACGTCACCATTGGAAATCTAGCTGCTAACGTAGATCTCAAACTGCTCAATGAGCGGGGCGATATTATTAGCACATCTGCCAATGATGGAACCATGATGGAATCAATCTCCGCAGTTTTGAGCGCTGGAACGTATATGCTCCAGGTCTTTTCCGGTCAGCCCGTGAATACTCAGTATGTGATGACTTCCGCGATCGCAGACACAATTCGAGAGCGTGCGCGACCTGCTGATACTTTTATCGACTCGATGGGAATTAATACCCATTTACGCTACACCGGACTCAGTTATGGACGCTTTGATGATGTGGTCGAGCCGCGTCTAAAAGAATTGGGACTCCGACACATTCGCGATGGTGGTAACGATCCGAATCTGTACCCCAAGATTCGACGATTGGCACAGAGTGGAATCAAGACGACGTTGATCATGGACCCGCGTGATGGAGTGACACCAGATAATGCAGTCTCGCTGATTAAGGCAGGAATGCCCGGAATCGAGGCGGTCGAAGGTCCGAATGAATGGGATGTCGGGAATATGACCTATAAAGGTGCAAACTACCCGGACGGACTGCGCTTGTATCAATCGGAGCTGTATCGTGCAGTCAAAAATGATCCCGTGACTGCAAAATTGCCTGTGTTGATTCCGTCGATGGCACAGCCAGAACATGCTGAAAAAATCGGATCACTGGGCGAATACAGTGATTACGGCAATATGCACAGTTATTCGGGGGGTCGAGTTCCAGCGTTTGACTTCGATCGACGTTGGTTGCCGTTGACGCGAAAATATTCGGACAACAAAACGATCATCGTGACCGAAACGGGCTATCACAATGGGATTAACGATCGAGAAACGACACACAAAGCTGTGACCGAGCAAGTTTCAGCAAAGTACATTCCACGCACGTTTCTAGAATTCTTTAATCGAGGTATCAAGCGCACGTTTCTCTATGAATTTCTGGATCAGCGCCCCCTGCCTGATTCGGAAAATAACTACGGGATTATTCGGCATGATGGCACTCCGAAGCCTGCGTTTTATGCGCTGCGGAACATGATTCGTGTGTTGAATGATAAGCCTGGAAGTACGGCAAGTGGATCGCTCTCCTACTATTTCAGCGGCGATGTCAAAGATCTGCGTCATATGTTGCTGCAAAAGAGCAATGGTGAGTTTTATCTAGTGATGTGGCTGAATTCTGAAAGTACAGAAGCGACGAAAACGCAACGGGTCACGGTGAATTTGTTAACGCCAACAAAGGAAGCGGCGACGTTTTTACCGAATCGATCGGATTCTGCGACGGCGACGTTTTCGACTCCGAGCCGGGTGACGATGGATGTTCCGGATGCACCGATTATTTTGAAGGTGGTGCCGAGAGCGTGA
- a CDS encoding PilN domain-containing protein, whose amino-acid sequence MYSLDVNFLNDRPEIKPDKRRSSGGRKPSISSDDRRPLYLGVAALVFFPTLAAALLGILTLRNGDLEKQKADLEIQLGNLETEKKNLSKIQEDAKQATAEAESLASVFNQIKPWSAMTQDIRDRLPSTVQLASIEQKADPAAAGITPAASTTPVSGRIEIKGTANSFNDVNDFLLTLQQSNFLRADQTKVISAELGEERTLQLPEFPGVKREMGEFKPPRLPRRVSFAIATAINDVPASELIRELDRKGAVGLVTRIEALKERGVISESAPKSPTPAAKPDGAKKP is encoded by the coding sequence ATGTACAGTTTAGATGTCAATTTTCTCAACGATCGACCAGAGATCAAGCCCGATAAACGGCGCAGCAGTGGAGGACGCAAACCCTCGATTTCATCCGACGATCGTCGCCCGCTGTATCTTGGAGTTGCAGCGCTGGTCTTTTTTCCGACACTTGCGGCGGCGCTCTTGGGAATTCTCACCTTGCGAAACGGTGATTTAGAAAAGCAGAAAGCCGATTTAGAGATACAGCTTGGCAATTTAGAAACTGAGAAGAAAAATCTCTCGAAGATTCAGGAAGACGCGAAACAAGCGACCGCAGAAGCAGAGTCGCTGGCTTCCGTGTTTAACCAGATCAAACCTTGGTCAGCAATGACTCAGGACATTCGCGATCGCTTGCCTTCGACGGTCCAGCTTGCCTCGATTGAGCAGAAAGCTGATCCGGCTGCTGCTGGAATCACTCCCGCAGCCTCGACGACTCCCGTGTCAGGACGCATCGAGATTAAAGGAACAGCGAATTCGTTTAATGATGTCAATGATTTTCTATTGACGCTTCAGCAATCGAATTTTCTCAGAGCCGATCAAACCAAAGTCATCAGCGCGGAGTTGGGTGAGGAAAGAACGCTTCAGCTACCAGAATTTCCAGGCGTGAAGCGGGAAATGGGTGAGTTCAAACCTCCTCGCCTACCGCGACGAGTCTCGTTTGCGATCGCAACTGCGATTAATGATGTTCCGGCTTCGGAATTGATTCGGGAACTCGATCGTAAAGGGGCAGTGGGTCTTGTGACTCGGATCGAAGCCTTGAAAGAACGCGGTGTGATCTCGGAGTCGGCTCCGAAATCTCCGACCCCCGCAGCGAAACCAGACGGAGCGAAAAAACCATGA
- a CDS encoding type II toxin-antitoxin system VapC family toxin yields the protein MTRYLLDTNVILRFANTLDVNHSLVTSAIRKLLDQNNECVITSQVIIEFWVVATRPTNVNGFGWSVEQVKASVDRLLDRFPLLEDCPEIFPIWLELVSISSLKGKRIHDIRLVAVMLAYGVNHLLTLNPSDFAVTSFITVVHPQMVQ from the coding sequence ATGACGCGATATCTATTGGATACGAACGTTATTCTGCGATTTGCAAATACTTTAGATGTGAATCATTCTCTAGTCACAAGTGCGATTCGCAAGCTGTTAGACCAAAACAATGAGTGTGTCATTACTTCTCAAGTCATCATTGAATTTTGGGTGGTTGCAACTCGTCCTACAAATGTGAATGGTTTCGGGTGGAGCGTAGAGCAAGTGAAAGCTTCTGTCGATAGATTGCTCGATCGCTTTCCACTACTTGAAGACTGTCCAGAAATTTTTCCGATTTGGCTAGAGCTAGTTTCAATCAGTAGCCTCAAGGGAAAGAGAATACACGATATTCGCTTGGTTGCTGTGATGCTGGCGTATGGCGTTAATCATTTGCTCACGTTGAATCCGAGTGATTTCGCTGTCACGTCTTTCATTACGGTTGTTCATCCCCAAATGGTGCAGTAA
- a CDS encoding glycosyltransferase family 25 protein, which produces MKFLEFFDRIYVINLPERHDRRQQITQELAKAGMPFQRGKVELFEAVKPDHAGIFPLIGLRGCYMSHLAIYRQAKQLGLQNVLVIEDDLAISEHFKRYETHLIEQLQQSDWDVVLFGHLPGVGDPPETRIQLDDPSFATLRSIEKPFIGTHFYAVNAKAFDPLIATFEHTLSLPDNYSAPVTVYSDGALFDVSREENLCLLKAVPSFGGQRSSRSDCANLKWFDQLPATRRLVEIVRNSGAIDKAKAILQR; this is translated from the coding sequence ATTACACAAGAACTGGCGAAAGCTGGAATGCCATTTCAACGGGGAAAAGTGGAATTATTCGAGGCGGTGAAACCAGATCATGCCGGGATTTTTCCCTTGATCGGGCTGCGGGGGTGCTATATGAGCCATCTCGCCATTTATCGCCAAGCGAAACAACTCGGACTTCAAAACGTTTTAGTGATCGAAGACGATTTAGCGATATCAGAGCATTTCAAGCGTTACGAAACACACCTGATCGAGCAGCTACAACAATCCGATTGGGATGTGGTTTTATTTGGGCATCTTCCTGGAGTGGGCGACCCGCCTGAAACTCGGATACAACTCGACGATCCAAGTTTTGCCACGCTGCGATCGATTGAAAAGCCCTTCATTGGTACTCATTTCTACGCGGTGAATGCGAAAGCGTTTGACCCCCTCATTGCGACCTTCGAGCATACGCTATCACTCCCGGATAACTACTCAGCGCCTGTCACGGTTTACTCGGATGGTGCACTCTTCGATGTATCCCGCGAAGAAAATCTTTGCTTGCTTAAGGCGGTTCCCAGTTTTGGAGGGCAGCGCAGTTCTCGAAGCGACTGTGCAAATCTGAAATGGTTTGACCAATTACCCGCGACCCGACGACTTGTGGAAATTGTGAGAAATTCTGGCGCGATCGACAAAGCAAAGGCAATTCTTCAACGATAG
- a CDS encoding type II toxin-antitoxin system VapC family toxin: MTRYLLDTNIVLRFSNPIDAQHSLTINAISRLGLQGNQCVLTPQVLIEFWVVATRPTSVNGLGWSVDQTQNRINELMTGFALLEERPEIFPLWFRLITENNIQGKRAHDIRLVAVMLAHGIDHLLTLNPNDFTVTAPIMVVHPQTVQ; this comes from the coding sequence ATGACCCGATACCTATTAGATACAAACATCGTTTTACGATTTTCCAATCCGATTGATGCTCAGCACTCCCTCACCATTAATGCAATATCCCGCTTGGGATTGCAGGGAAATCAATGTGTTCTGACTCCACAAGTTCTTATTGAGTTTTGGGTGGTTGCAACTCGTCCAACCAGTGTGAACGGATTAGGTTGGAGTGTTGATCAAACACAAAATAGAATTAATGAGTTGATGACTGGATTTGCCTTACTTGAAGAGCGACCAGAAATTTTTCCGCTCTGGTTTCGGTTAATCACAGAAAACAACATTCAAGGCAAGAGAGCACATGATATTCGCCTGGTCGCTGTGATGCTGGCGCATGGGATCGATCATCTACTCACCTTGAATCCAAATGATTTTACAGTGACCGCTCCGATTATGGTTGTGCATCCTCAAACTGTGCAATAA
- the pilM gene encoding type IV pilus assembly protein PilM, translating into MVNVKSLFSKKSRGVGIELAADRLNIVLLRKQGQGFRLGSYATVPVPEGVFHEGQITDPPAMAEIIQSALAEHKIKVKQVATAVPGGRDTVTRIIPVPAELDDRELREMVLNQEAGLYLPFPREEADVDYQKLGLFVDEDGIEKVQVLLVATRKEVTDTYLNTFQQAGLQVDVLEVSSFSLIRTIREQLRQFAPQEAVALVDIEFDNTEISITVDGVPQFSRTVPIGTYQIQSALSRAMNLPPSRNIDLLQGMTIPTGDSNRPGGNPGAAAMLRVLGELSDELRRSIDFYLNQGENLEVAQVMLAGPGAAIGQLDEFFTTRLSLPCSLVDPVTALSLNGDEIPANLRPGLGVVLGLGLREAW; encoded by the coding sequence GTGGTTAACGTCAAGAGTTTATTCTCAAAAAAATCAAGGGGGGTTGGCATTGAGTTAGCCGCCGATCGCCTAAACATTGTGCTCCTGCGGAAACAGGGGCAAGGCTTTCGACTCGGTTCTTATGCGACGGTTCCCGTTCCTGAAGGTGTGTTTCACGAAGGGCAAATCACCGATCCGCCCGCGATGGCAGAGATTATTCAATCTGCGTTAGCCGAACACAAAATCAAAGTGAAACAGGTGGCAACGGCGGTTCCTGGTGGGCGCGATACGGTGACGCGGATTATTCCCGTTCCGGCAGAACTCGACGATCGAGAACTGCGCGAAATGGTGCTCAATCAAGAAGCGGGCTTGTATCTGCCTTTTCCTCGTGAAGAAGCCGATGTTGATTACCAGAAGCTCGGTCTGTTTGTGGATGAAGACGGGATCGAAAAGGTGCAAGTTCTCCTAGTTGCGACCCGCAAAGAAGTGACAGATACCTATCTCAATACATTCCAGCAAGCGGGGTTACAGGTTGATGTCCTGGAAGTCAGTAGTTTTTCGCTGATTCGGACGATTCGAGAACAGTTGAGACAGTTTGCCCCTCAAGAAGCGGTCGCACTGGTCGATATCGAGTTTGACAATACCGAAATTTCGATCACGGTGGATGGTGTGCCTCAGTTTTCGCGAACTGTCCCGATCGGAACTTATCAAATTCAATCGGCGCTATCGAGAGCGATGAATTTACCGCCCTCGCGCAATATTGATTTACTGCAAGGAATGACGATTCCGACCGGGGATTCTAACCGACCGGGTGGAAATCCAGGAGCGGCGGCGATGCTGCGAGTGTTAGGAGAACTGAGCGATGAACTGCGGCGATCGATTGATTTCTACCTGAACCAAGGCGAAAACCTCGAAGTCGCGCAGGTGATGTTAGCTGGACCCGGAGCCGCGATCGGGCAATTAGACGAATTTTTTACAACTCGATTGAGTTTGCCCTGTAGCTTGGTTGATCCGGTCACGGCTTTATCGCTCAACGGTGATGAAATTCCAGCGAACTTGCGCCCTGGTCTGGGTGTGGTACTCGGTTTAGGACTGCGGGAGGCGTGGTAA